In Vicia villosa cultivar HV-30 ecotype Madison, WI unplaced genomic scaffold, Vvil1.0 ctg.000393F_1_1, whole genome shotgun sequence, a single genomic region encodes these proteins:
- the LOC131627655 gene encoding germin-like protein subfamily 3 member 1, whose amino-acid sequence MFQIIFLLSLFLSISNASVQDFCVADLKGSDTPSGFPCKPATTVTAEDFAYSGLIEEANVTNIINAAVTPAFVGQFPGLNGLGLSAARLDLGPAGVIPLHSHPGASELLIVTQGHITAGFVSSANTVYIKTLKRGELMVFPQGLLHFQATAGKRKAVAFPVFSSANPGLQILDFALFASNFSTPLIAKTTFLDPVLIKKLKSVLGGSG is encoded by the coding sequence ATGTTCCAAATCATTTTCCTCCTCTCCCTTTTCCTCTCCATTTCCAATGCTTCAGTCCAAGACTTCTGTGTAGCAGATCTCAAAGGCTCAGACACCCCATCAGGCTTCCCTTGCAAGCCAGCCACAACAGTAACCGCAGAAGACTTTGCATACTCAGGCTTAATTGAGGAAGCAAACGTAACAAACATAATCAACGCCGCCGTTACGCCTGCATTCGTCGGTCAATTTCCAGGCCTTAATGGCCTAGGTCTCTCAGCAGCCAGGTTAGACCTAGGCCCTGCAGGTGTTATCCCTCTACACAGTCACCCTGGTGCAAGTGAGCTTCTCATTGTGACACAAGGTCACATCACTGCTGGATTTGTTTCTTCAGCTAATACTGTTTATATCAAAACATTGAAGAGAGGTGAACTCATGGTTTTTCCACAAGGTTTGTTGCATTTCCAAGCTACTGCTGGTAAGAGAAAAGCTGTTGCTTTTCCTGTTTTTAGTAGTGCTAATCCTGGTCTTCAGATTCTCGATTTCGCACTTTTCGCTAGCAATTTCTCTACTCCTTTGATTGCAAAAACCACTTTCCTTGATCCTGTTCTTATCAAGAAACTCAAGAGTGTTCTTGGTGGAAGCGGTTAA